The following coding sequences are from one Musa acuminata AAA Group cultivar baxijiao chromosome BXJ2-4, Cavendish_Baxijiao_AAA, whole genome shotgun sequence window:
- the LOC135610740 gene encoding sorbitol dehydrogenase-like isoform X1, whose amino-acid sequence MGKGGEGSGDGAKVEEENMAAWLVSVNTLKIQPFRLPSLGPYDVRVRMKAVGICGSDVHYLKTLRCAHFVVKEPMVIGHECAGVIEEVGSEVESLVVGDRVALEPGISCWRCKYCKGGRYNLCPDMKFFATPPVHGSLANQVVHPADLCFKLPENVSLEEGAMCEPLSVGIHACRRANVSSETNVLIMGAGPIGLVTMLAARAFGAPRIIIVDVDGYRLSVAKSLGADDVVKVSTSNQDIDEDVVQIQKAMGSDIDVSFDCAGFSKTMSTALNATRAGGKVCLVGMGHNEMTVPLTPAAAREVDVVGIFRYKETWPLCIEFLRSGKIDVKPLITHRFGFSQEEVVEAFEVSARGGDAIKVMFNL is encoded by the exons ATGGGGAAGGGCGGAGAAGGAAGCGGAGATGGGGCGAAGGTGGAAGAGGAGAACATGGCCGCGTGGTTGGTGTCTGTCAATACCCTCAAGATCCAACCTTTCCGACTCCCGTCTCTTG GGCCTTACGACGTTCGGGTGAGGATGAAGGCTGTCGGCATATGTGGCAGTGATGTTCATTACCTCAAG ACCCTGAGGTGTGCCCATTTCGTTGTCAAAGAACCCATGGTAATCGGGCATGAGTGTGCTGGGGTAATAGAAGAGGTGGGCAGCGAAGTGGAGTCCCTGGTTGTGGGTGACCGCGTGGCGTTAGAACCTGGGATCAGCTGCTGGCGCTGCAAATACTGCAAGGGTGGCCGCTATAACCTTTGCCCTGACATGAAGTTCTTCGCAACACCCCCTGTTCATGGCTCCCTAGCTAATCAG GTGGTACATCCTGCTGATTTGTGCTTTAAGCTTCCTGAGAATGTGAGCTTGGAGGAAGGGGCAATGTGTGAGCCCCTTAGTGTTGGGATCCATGCTTGCCGTCGTGCTAATGTAAGTTCAGAAACTAATGTGCTAATTATGGGTGCTGGGCCAATAGGGTTAGTCACAATGCTCGCAGCTCGTGCTTTTGGTGCTCCACGAATCATCATAGTGGATGTTGATGGTTATCGTCTATCTGTTGCAAAATCTCTTGGTGCAGATGACGTTGTAAAAGTTTCTACAAGCAATCAG GACATAGATGAGGATGTTGTTCAGATACAAAAGGCTATGGGCAGTGACATTGATGTGAGCTTTGACTGTGCTGGGTTTAGCAAAACAATGTCGACAGCCTTGAATGCCACCCGTGCTGGTGGTAAAGTTTGCCTTGTAGGCATGGGACATAATGAGATGACTGTCCCCCTTACTCCTGCCGCAGCAAG AGAGGTGGATGTCGTTGGCATTTTCCGCTACAAGGAAACTTGGCCACTATGCATCGAGTTCTTGAGGAGTGGAAAGATTGATGTCAAGCCTCTGATAACACATAGATTTGGATTCTctcaggaggaggtggtggaagcCTTTGAAGTCAGCGCTCGCGGTGGTGATGCCATAAAAGTGATGTTCAACCTCTAG
- the LOC135610739 gene encoding sorbitol dehydrogenase-like isoform X2 yields MGKGGEVSGDGAKVEEENMAAWLVAVNTLKIQPFRLPPLGPHDVRVRMKAVGICGSDVHHLKTMRCAHFVVKEPMVIGHECAGVIEEVGCEVKSLVVGDRVALEPGISCGHCKYCKGGRYNLCRSMRFFGSPPVNGSLANQVVHPANLCFRLPENVSLEEGAMCEPLSVGIHACRRASVGPETNVLIMGAGPIGLVTMLAARAFGALRIIMVDVDSYRLSVAKSLGADDFVKVSTNSQDVDEEVIQIQQAMGNDIDVSFDCAGFSKTVSTALNATRAGGKVCLIGMGRNEMTVPLTPAAAREVDVIGIFRYKDTWPLCLEFLRTGKIDVKPLITHRFGFSQEELVEAFEVSARGGDAIKVMFNL; encoded by the exons ATGGGCAAGGGCGGTGAAGTAAGCGGAGATGGGGCGAAGGTGGAGGAGGAGAACATGGCCGCCTGGTTGGTGGCTGTTAACACCCTCAAGATCCAACCTTTTCGACTCCCGCCTCTGG GGCCTCACGACGTTCGGGTGAGGATGAAGGCTGTCGGCATCTGTGGCAGTGATGTCCATCACCTCAAG ACCATGAGGTGTGCCCATTTCGTTGTCAAAGAGCCCATGGTAATCGGGCATGAGTGTGCTGGTGTGATAGAAGAGGTGGGCTGCGAAGTGAAGTCCCTGGTTGTGGGTGATCGCGTGGCGTTGGAACCTGGAATCAGTTGCGGGCACTGCAAATACTGCAAGGGTGGCCGCTATAACCTTTGCCGCAGCATGAGGTTCTTCGGTTCACCCCCTGTCAATGGCTCCCTAGCTAATCAG GTGGTACATCCTGCTAATTTGTGTTTTAGGCTCCCCGAGAACGTGAGCTTGGAGGAAGGGGCAATGTGTGAGCCCCTTAGTGTTGGGATTCATGCTTGCCGTCGTGCTAGTGTAGGTCCGGAGACTAATGTGCTAATTATGGGTGCTGGCCCGATAGGGCTGGTTACGATGCTTGCAGCTCGAGCTTTTGGTGCTCTACGGATCATCATGGTGGATGTTGATAGTTATCGCCTATCTGTGGCAAAATCTCTTGGTGCAGATGACTTTGTAAAAGTTTCTACAAACAGTCAG GACGTAGATGAAGAGGTTATTCAGATACAACAGGCTATGGGCAATGATATCGATGTGAGCTTTGACTGTGCTGGGTTTAGCAAAACAGTGTCAACTGCCTTGAATGCCACCCGTGCTGGTGGTAAAGTTTGCCTCATAGGTATGGGACGTAATGAGATGACTGTCCCCCTTACTCCTGCCGCAGCAAG AGAGGTGGATGTCATCGGCATTTTCCGCTACAAGGATACTTGGCCACTATGTCTTGAGTTTTTGAGGACTGGAAAGATCGATGTCAAGCCTCTGATAACACACAGATTTGGGTTCTCCCAGGAGGAGCTGGTGGAAGCCTTTGAAGTTAGCGCTCGCGGTGGTGATGCTATAAAAGTGATGTTCAACCTCTAG
- the LOC135610740 gene encoding L-idonate 5-dehydrogenase-like isoform X2, with translation MVICSDPRRYRSPPPCPPLKPFYIATTVSASADRHSQRWGRAEKEAEMGRRWKRRTWPRGWCLSIPSRSNLSDSRLLVVHPADLCFKLPENVSLEEGAMCEPLSVGIHACRRANVSSETNVLIMGAGPIGLVTMLAARAFGAPRIIIVDVDGYRLSVAKSLGADDVVKVSTSNQDIDEDVVQIQKAMGSDIDVSFDCAGFSKTMSTALNATRAGGKVCLVGMGHNEMTVPLTPAAAREVDVVGIFRYKETWPLCIEFLRSGKIDVKPLITHRFGFSQEEVVEAFEVSARGGDAIKVMFNL, from the exons ATGGTCATCTGTTCTGATCCCCGTCGCTATCGGAGCCCTCCTCCTTGTCCTCCCTTGAAGCCCTTCTATATAGCAACCACCGTCAGTGCATCAGCAGATCGGCATTCACAGAGATGGGGAAGGGCGGAGAAGGAAGCGGAGATGGGGCGAAGGTGGAAGAGGAGAACATGGCCGCGTGGTTGGTGTCTGTCAATACCCTCAAGATCCAACCTTTCCGACTCCCGTCTCTTG GTGGTACATCCTGCTGATTTGTGCTTTAAGCTTCCTGAGAATGTGAGCTTGGAGGAAGGGGCAATGTGTGAGCCCCTTAGTGTTGGGATCCATGCTTGCCGTCGTGCTAATGTAAGTTCAGAAACTAATGTGCTAATTATGGGTGCTGGGCCAATAGGGTTAGTCACAATGCTCGCAGCTCGTGCTTTTGGTGCTCCACGAATCATCATAGTGGATGTTGATGGTTATCGTCTATCTGTTGCAAAATCTCTTGGTGCAGATGACGTTGTAAAAGTTTCTACAAGCAATCAG GACATAGATGAGGATGTTGTTCAGATACAAAAGGCTATGGGCAGTGACATTGATGTGAGCTTTGACTGTGCTGGGTTTAGCAAAACAATGTCGACAGCCTTGAATGCCACCCGTGCTGGTGGTAAAGTTTGCCTTGTAGGCATGGGACATAATGAGATGACTGTCCCCCTTACTCCTGCCGCAGCAAG AGAGGTGGATGTCGTTGGCATTTTCCGCTACAAGGAAACTTGGCCACTATGCATCGAGTTCTTGAGGAGTGGAAAGATTGATGTCAAGCCTCTGATAACACATAGATTTGGATTCTctcaggaggaggtggtggaagcCTTTGAAGTCAGCGCTCGCGGTGGTGATGCCATAAAAGTGATGTTCAACCTCTAG
- the LOC135610739 gene encoding L-idonate 5-dehydrogenase-like isoform X1, translating into MGRRWRRRTWPPGWWLLTPSRSNLFDSRLWVWPLFHCSIASMGGPHDVRVRMKAVGICGSDVHHLKTMRCAHFVVKEPMVIGHECAGVIEEVGCEVKSLVVGDRVALEPGISCGHCKYCKGGRYNLCRSMRFFGSPPVNGSLANQVVHPANLCFRLPENVSLEEGAMCEPLSVGIHACRRASVGPETNVLIMGAGPIGLVTMLAARAFGALRIIMVDVDSYRLSVAKSLGADDFVKVSTNSQDVDEEVIQIQQAMGNDIDVSFDCAGFSKTVSTALNATRAGGKVCLIGMGRNEMTVPLTPAAAREVDVIGIFRYKDTWPLCLEFLRTGKIDVKPLITHRFGFSQEELVEAFEVSARGGDAIKVMFNL; encoded by the exons ATGGGGCGAAGGTGGAGGAGGAGAACATGGCCGCCTGGTTGGTGGCTGTTAACACCCTCAAGATCCAACCTTTTCGACTCCCGCCTCTGGGTTTGGCCTCTCTTCCATTGCTCGATTGCTTCTATGGGTG GGCCTCACGACGTTCGGGTGAGGATGAAGGCTGTCGGCATCTGTGGCAGTGATGTCCATCACCTCAAG ACCATGAGGTGTGCCCATTTCGTTGTCAAAGAGCCCATGGTAATCGGGCATGAGTGTGCTGGTGTGATAGAAGAGGTGGGCTGCGAAGTGAAGTCCCTGGTTGTGGGTGATCGCGTGGCGTTGGAACCTGGAATCAGTTGCGGGCACTGCAAATACTGCAAGGGTGGCCGCTATAACCTTTGCCGCAGCATGAGGTTCTTCGGTTCACCCCCTGTCAATGGCTCCCTAGCTAATCAG GTGGTACATCCTGCTAATTTGTGTTTTAGGCTCCCCGAGAACGTGAGCTTGGAGGAAGGGGCAATGTGTGAGCCCCTTAGTGTTGGGATTCATGCTTGCCGTCGTGCTAGTGTAGGTCCGGAGACTAATGTGCTAATTATGGGTGCTGGCCCGATAGGGCTGGTTACGATGCTTGCAGCTCGAGCTTTTGGTGCTCTACGGATCATCATGGTGGATGTTGATAGTTATCGCCTATCTGTGGCAAAATCTCTTGGTGCAGATGACTTTGTAAAAGTTTCTACAAACAGTCAG GACGTAGATGAAGAGGTTATTCAGATACAACAGGCTATGGGCAATGATATCGATGTGAGCTTTGACTGTGCTGGGTTTAGCAAAACAGTGTCAACTGCCTTGAATGCCACCCGTGCTGGTGGTAAAGTTTGCCTCATAGGTATGGGACGTAATGAGATGACTGTCCCCCTTACTCCTGCCGCAGCAAG AGAGGTGGATGTCATCGGCATTTTCCGCTACAAGGATACTTGGCCACTATGTCTTGAGTTTTTGAGGACTGGAAAGATCGATGTCAAGCCTCTGATAACACACAGATTTGGGTTCTCCCAGGAGGAGCTGGTGGAAGCCTTTGAAGTTAGCGCTCGCGGTGGTGATGCTATAAAAGTGATGTTCAACCTCTAG